Below is a genomic region from Enterobacter hormaechei subsp. xiangfangensis.
CATATTGCAGAACACGTAAAAGAAATCAGGAGAGGCAGCAGGCATGTGCTTGCCGACCATCCATTGACGTGGCTGGCTTCTTGCCCAAGAGCCTTTAACCTGAATACTGATACTCTTTGAACCGTCAATAGTGGCAATTATATCTACAGCGCTAGAACCACTCGTTGTTAGTGCTGCGGATATTCCCAGGCGTGACAGCATATAGGCAATGAAGTATTCACCTGCATCCCCAGCGCTTTTAGAAGAGCGTTTAACAATTTCTGACATACTCAATCCTTTGGAATAAAACATGGCACTCACCGACAAACAAGAAATGTTCTGTCGCGAGTACCTCATCGACTTAAACGCCACGCAAGCGGCTATTCGGGCGGGGTACAGCGCAAAGACAGCTAACCGCACTGCGTCCGAAAACCTGTCAAAACCTGACATCCAGTCCAGAATTGCCGAACTTAAAGCACAACGCAATGATCTGGTTGGTATAAATGCGACTTACGTCCTGAATCGTCTCGTTGAGATTGACCAGATGGACGTGCTCGACATCCTCAAAGACGACATGAGTCTGAAGCCAGTAAGCGAGTGGCCTTCATCCTGGCGGAGATATCTTAGCGGCTTCGATGTGGCTGAGATGTTTGAAGGCCGCGGGGAAGAGCGTGAGATGGTCGGGCTTCTCAAGAAAATTAAGTGGCCGGATAAAGTCAAAAACCTCGAACTGCTTGGGAAGCACATAGATGTAATGGCTTTCAAAGAGCAGGCCACTCATGAGCATACAGGCAAGAATGGTGGGCCAATCGAAATGGCTACACTGACCAAAGAAGAGTATAAGGCTGCCCGGCGGGAGATGTTGGAGGATGACGACTGCTGAGCAAAAGGCTTACGCCCGTAAGGTTGAATGCGA
It encodes:
- a CDS encoding terminase small subunit, which translates into the protein MALTDKQEMFCREYLIDLNATQAAIRAGYSAKTANRTASENLSKPDIQSRIAELKAQRNDLVGINATYVLNRLVEIDQMDVLDILKDDMSLKPVSEWPSSWRRYLSGFDVAEMFEGRGEEREMVGLLKKIKWPDKVKNLELLGKHIDVMAFKEQATHEHTGKNGGPIEMATLTKEEYKAARREMLEDDDC